From the genome of Halorussus caseinilyticus, one region includes:
- a CDS encoding cupredoxin domain-containing protein produces MTPPDPQAGTPPSFFFEPTGLRVEAGDIVQFTFDTPDHTVTAYHPANGFQRRVPENVPPFSSPVVNVGGAWLYRFDREGVYDAYCGPHHVFGMVMRLVVGELGEDAVPEYEATFEGSEDPPVLAPYSREMLEGELDGFSDRNEGTEWVWLTPAEVLDADALDPTRIQEAGTVPFGAVRDELGGDDNQTTTS; encoded by the coding sequence ATCACGCCGCCCGACCCGCAAGCGGGGACCCCGCCGTCGTTCTTCTTCGAACCCACCGGTCTCCGGGTCGAAGCGGGCGACATCGTTCAGTTCACCTTCGACACGCCGGACCACACCGTCACGGCGTACCATCCCGCCAACGGCTTCCAGCGGCGAGTCCCCGAGAACGTCCCGCCGTTCTCGTCGCCGGTGGTCAACGTCGGGGGCGCGTGGCTCTACCGATTCGACCGCGAAGGGGTGTACGACGCCTACTGCGGGCCACACCACGTCTTCGGCATGGTGATGCGACTCGTCGTCGGCGAACTCGGCGAGGATGCCGTCCCCGAGTACGAAGCCACGTTCGAAGGCTCCGAGGACCCGCCGGTGTTAGCCCCCTACAGTCGGGAGATGCTCGAAGGAGAACTCGACGGGTTCAGCGACCGAAACGAGGGTACCGAGTGGGTGTGGCTGACGCCCGCGGAAGTCCTCGACGCCGACGCACTCGACCCGACCCGGATTCAGGAGGCAGGCACTGTCCCGTTCGGTGCGGTTCGTGACGAACTCGGAGGCGACGACAATCAGACGACGACTTCGTAG